The Actinomycetes bacterium genome window below encodes:
- a CDS encoding YceI family protein: MATATATRRTRATRPARPTAERPAEATGWRVAPPAGTWAIDPSRAVVAFSGRTSFVSPTIRACFAEVGGTVEVGDEHSVRVDVDVTSMTTGNRAYDEVISAFDPFDAARHPMAVYRSSAVAWTPDGAVIDGSLTLRGVTRTVSLTATYDLGRDGDRMLVRAGGSVDREGFGVRFDVPGVGKLVPRIMRLEIDVDVVRL; encoded by the coding sequence CCGCACCCGCGCCACCCGCCCGGCCCGCCCGACCGCTGAGCGGCCGGCCGAGGCGACCGGCTGGCGCGTCGCGCCGCCGGCGGGCACCTGGGCCATCGACCCGTCCCGGGCGGTCGTCGCGTTCTCCGGCCGCACGTCGTTCGTCTCCCCGACCATCCGGGCCTGCTTCGCCGAGGTGGGCGGCACCGTCGAGGTCGGCGACGAGCACTCGGTGCGGGTGGACGTCGACGTGACGTCGATGACCACCGGCAACCGGGCCTACGACGAGGTCATCTCGGCGTTCGACCCGTTCGACGCGGCGCGTCACCCGATGGCCGTCTACCGCAGCAGCGCGGTCGCCTGGACCCCCGACGGCGCGGTCATCGACGGCAGCCTGACCCTGCGCGGGGTCACCCGCACGGTCTCGCTGACCGCGACGTACGACCTCGGCCGGGACGGCGACCGGATGCTGGTGCGGGCCGGTGGCTCGGTCGACCGGGAGGGGTTCGGCGTTCGCTTCGACGTGCCCGGCGTCGGCAAGCTGGTGCCGCGCATCATGCGGCTCGAGATCGATGTGGACGTCGTCCGGCTCTGA
- a CDS encoding ABC transporter ATP-binding protein — translation MSDLQDGPPALELAGVRRTYEAETAPVRALRGVDLTVARGEFVALMGPSGCGKSTLLHLAAGLDRPDEGSVQLAGEELTVLSESRLSRLRRRHVGLVFQFFNLLEGMSVGENVALAAMVAGASRRDADSRAHELLDLLGLLDKSGSAPATLSGGQRQRLAIARALANSPTLLLADEPTGALDSDGAEEVLALFQRLHADGQSILMVTHNPDVAAGASRVVHLRDGVVAPAETGSAVA, via the coding sequence GTGAGCGACCTGCAGGACGGCCCACCGGCGCTGGAGCTGGCGGGCGTGCGCCGGACGTACGAGGCCGAGACCGCCCCGGTCCGGGCCCTGCGCGGGGTGGACCTCACGGTGGCCCGCGGCGAGTTCGTCGCCCTGATGGGCCCGTCCGGCTGCGGCAAGTCGACCCTGCTGCACCTGGCGGCCGGGCTGGACCGGCCGGACGAGGGGTCGGTCCAGCTGGCCGGCGAGGAGCTCACCGTGCTGTCCGAGAGCCGCCTGTCGCGGCTGCGGCGGCGCCACGTCGGCCTGGTCTTCCAGTTCTTCAACCTGCTCGAGGGCATGAGCGTCGGCGAGAACGTCGCCCTGGCCGCCATGGTGGCCGGCGCCTCCCGCCGCGACGCCGACAGCCGGGCGCACGAGCTGCTCGACCTGCTCGGGCTGCTCGACAAGTCCGGCTCCGCGCCGGCCACCCTGTCCGGCGGGCAGCGGCAGCGGCTGGCGATCGCCAGGGCCCTGGCCAACTCGCCGACCCTGCTCCTCGCCGACGAGCCGACCGGTGCGCTCGACAGCGACGGCGCCGAGGAGGTGCTGGCGCTGTTCCAGCGGCTGCACGCGGACGGCCAGAGCATCCTCATGGTCACCCACAACCCGGACGTCGCCGCCGGCGCCTCGCGCGTGGTCCACCTGCGCGACGGCGTGGTCGCCCCGGCCGAGACCGGGTCGGCGGTCGCGTGA